The Stigmatella ashevillena genomic sequence AGCCCCGCCCCCAGGTACGTGCGCGTGAAGTCCAGCACCTGCCCCACCGTGCGCCCCATCCGCTCCGCGCCCTGGGAGATGCGCCCCGCGGCCTTCGTGTCCGCCTCCGACAACGTCCCGCGCCGCAAGAGCGTCGAGGCCGCCATGGTGATGGCCGACAGCGGCGCCCGCAGCTCGTTGCCGACGATGTCCATCAGCCGCTCGCGCACCGCCTCCGCGCGCTTCTGCTCGCGCAAGTCCCGCGTCACCGCCCCCAGCGCCACTGGGCGCCCCGTCTCCCGGTGCGCCAGCGTGAAGAGGTGGTGGCGCACCGGAATCGCCTCGCCCGTACGCCGGTGGCGCAGCCGCAACTCGCCCTCCCAACTGCCGCGCTCGCGCACCGCGCGGAACGCCGTGCGCGCCAGCTCCCGGTCCTCCGCCAGGTACGTGTCCATCACCGAGGCGCTCCGGAACGCCTCCGGGCTCTCGAAGCCCAGCATCTCCTGGCCCGCCGGGTTCAGGTACATGGGCTGCCCGCTCAGCGAGGTGATGCCAATGCACTCGGAGGAGCGCTCCACCAGCGTCAGGAACTGCTCCTTGCGCTCGGCCCCCACGTCCGACTGCACCACCACCGTGCCCACCACCGCCCCGTCCACCCGGACCGGCACCGCCGCGATGCGCGCCAGCACATCCCCGCCCGCCTTCGCGTGGCGCACCAGCAGCTCGCGCGTGGTGGCCGCACCCGCAAGGGCCCGCGCCAGCGGCTCCTCGTCCGCCGCCACCCGCTCCTGGGTCTCCGGCGCCCGCGGCTGCAGCCGCTCCAGCAGCGCCACCCGGCCCGCGGGCATGGAAGCGGCCCCATCGGCGCCCAGCATCTCCAGCGCCGCCCGGTTGGCCCGGAGCGGGCTGTTCTCGGAGAGCACGTAGGCGGAGCCCTCCACCGACTGGAGCACCCCGTCGAGCTCCGCTTCGCGCCGCCGCAGGAGCGCCCGGAGCGTCTTCAGCTCGGCCTCGCGCTCGGTGGCCGCCTTCGCCGCCTCGGCGTGCGCCAGGAGGGGCCCGCCGCCCCGCGCCACCAGCGCCAGCCCTCGCTCCTCGGCCTCGCCGAAGGCCCCCGCCCGGGGGGAGACGACGACGAGCACCGCGAGCAGCCGCTCTCCGCACGCCAGGGAGGCCACCACCAGGGCCCGCGCGCCCAGCTTGCGGCACGCCTCGCGCTCCACGCGCGCGTCGGCCTCGGTGTCATCCACGCGCCACACCAGGCGCGCCTTCGAGGCGGCGCCCCCGGGGTTCAAGTCCAACCCCAGCTTCTCGCCCACCGTGCGGGCGAGGCTTCCGGTGGCCACGCGGCCGACGAGCTCTCCCTGCTCCAGCGTGGCCAGCACCGCCCCCGAGGCCCCGGTCAGCTCCTGCGCCCGGGCGGTGAGCAGTTGCTTGAGCTGCTCCACGTCGCCGCGGTCCGCCACGGCGGCCGCCTCGCCTTGAATCTCTCCCAGCCGCTGCGGCGAGTCGTCCGGGCGCACCGTGGGGGTCCCGGCCGAGGACCTGCGGCCCCCCTCATCGGGCCGGACCGC encodes the following:
- a CDS encoding sensor histidine kinase, coding for MSSRKSQTSIPTVRSDDPSSRKSQTGLPAVRPDEGGRRSSAGTPTVRPDDSPQRLGEIQGEAAAVADRGDVEQLKQLLTARAQELTGASGAVLATLEQGELVGRVATGSLARTVGEKLGLDLNPGGAASKARLVWRVDDTEADARVEREACRKLGARALVVASLACGERLLAVLVVVSPRAGAFGEAEERGLALVARGGGPLLAHAEAAKAATEREAELKTLRALLRRREAELDGVLQSVEGSAYVLSENSPLRANRAALEMLGADGAASMPAGRVALLERLQPRAPETQERVAADEEPLARALAGAATTRELLVRHAKAGGDVLARIAAVPVRVDGAVVGTVVVQSDVGAERKEQFLTLVERSSECIGITSLSGQPMYLNPAGQEMLGFESPEAFRSASVMDTYLAEDRELARTAFRAVRERGSWEGELRLRHRRTGEAIPVRHHLFTLAHRETGRPVALGAVTRDLREQKRAEAVRERLMDIVGNELRAPLSAITMAASTLLRRGTLSEADTKAAGRISQGAERMGRTVGQVLDFTRTYLGAGLVLLRSRVDLDMVTQDVVAAVELEHPDRLVRYVKRGDARGIWDRERLVELLSTLLGYSLRTGPVDRPVDVRLLAEGMEVVLEVRREGEAIPAEVLSEMFNPFFYPPQAQLVGDEVTREHLGLGLFITREITRAHGGHMEVSSSDQEGTLFQVYLPRGPVGAR